One uncultured Hyphomonas sp. genomic region harbors:
- a CDS encoding DNA polymerase Y family protein codes for MRRYLSIWFPEWPLDRLRRARRRPSSQGTDISAKPAEPQPFVLHEKSTHGLTVAAANQPAIAVGIHPGLSLKDARSALPGLMTEQIDRESDATALLALADWMVRFSPLVSTDGNDGLLLETTGCDHLFGGEAGMAAALSARVSQAGYDHRLAFAGTPGAAWALARTVAEDGAPVILPPGAERQGLAALPVRALRLSGPVLTLLRRFGLTRIGQLYTIDRKALSRRFQSREAVEAVMLRLDQALGVRAEPFAPLRPPPDYAARLPCPEPLSDSAGISEGLSRLTEELCAKLSAHGLGAQGFVFHAFRSDGETRSLTVNMARPVRKPAHILRLFRERLDRIDPGFGIDLLLLEALRTAPMEAGSQPLSADLAMTITDLGLLSALSDRIQARLGEGRVMIIQPEARHPPDKAERHVPFTGQLPEDTPPPPDTLPGLRPLRMLDRPEPIDAVAEVPDGPPLRFVWRRVVRRVVKADGPERIAPEWWTHLPAPGGGAQAMPRARDYYRVEDEHGHRYWIFREGLYDDGRGSHPDWFLQGLLA; via the coding sequence ATGAGACGCTATCTCTCCATATGGTTTCCGGAATGGCCGCTGGACCGACTGCGCCGCGCCCGGCGCCGTCCTTCGTCACAAGGCACGGACATCAGCGCAAAGCCGGCTGAGCCGCAGCCCTTTGTTCTCCATGAGAAATCCACCCACGGGCTGACCGTCGCGGCGGCGAACCAGCCCGCCATTGCGGTCGGCATCCATCCCGGGCTCAGCCTGAAGGATGCCCGCAGCGCGCTGCCGGGCCTCATGACCGAACAGATCGACCGGGAGAGCGATGCAACAGCCCTGCTGGCCCTTGCCGACTGGATGGTGCGCTTCTCGCCTCTTGTATCGACAGATGGAAACGACGGGCTGTTGCTGGAAACGACCGGTTGCGACCACCTTTTCGGCGGGGAGGCTGGCATGGCGGCGGCCCTGTCGGCGCGGGTCTCGCAGGCAGGCTATGACCACCGCCTCGCCTTTGCCGGCACGCCTGGCGCAGCCTGGGCACTGGCGCGGACAGTGGCGGAGGACGGGGCGCCGGTGATCCTGCCGCCGGGGGCGGAGCGGCAGGGGCTGGCGGCGCTGCCGGTACGGGCGCTGAGGCTATCCGGTCCCGTGCTGACCCTCCTGCGCCGGTTCGGCCTGACGCGGATCGGCCAGCTCTACACCATTGATCGCAAAGCACTTTCCCGGCGCTTCCAGTCGCGCGAAGCGGTGGAGGCGGTGATGCTGCGGCTGGATCAGGCGCTGGGCGTGCGGGCCGAACCGTTCGCGCCGCTCCGCCCGCCGCCGGACTATGCCGCCCGCCTGCCCTGCCCGGAGCCGCTGAGCGACAGCGCCGGTATCAGCGAAGGCCTCAGCCGCCTCACCGAGGAGCTGTGCGCGAAACTGTCGGCGCATGGCCTTGGCGCACAAGGCTTTGTTTTTCATGCATTTCGTTCGGATGGCGAGACGCGCAGCCTGACCGTCAACATGGCCCGGCCCGTGCGCAAACCGGCCCATATCCTGCGCCTTTTCCGGGAACGGCTGGACCGGATCGACCCCGGTTTTGGCATTGATCTGTTGCTGCTTGAGGCCCTGCGAACGGCCCCCATGGAGGCCGGAAGCCAGCCATTATCCGCTGATCTTGCCATGACTATAACGGACTTGGGGCTGCTTTCCGCGCTCTCCGACCGGATCCAGGCACGACTGGGCGAGGGCCGGGTCATGATCATCCAGCCGGAGGCCCGCCATCCCCCGGACAAGGCCGAGCGGCATGTGCCCTTCACCGGCCAGCTGCCCGAGGACACTCCGCCGCCGCCCGACACGCTGCCGGGCCTGCGCCCCCTCCGCATGCTGGACCGGCCCGAGCCGATCGATGCCGTGGCCGAGGTGCCGGACGGGCCGCCGCTGCGCTTCGTCTGGCGCCGGGTGGTGCGCCGCGTGGTGAAGGCCGATGGCCCCGAACGGATCGCGCCGGAATGGTGGACCCACCTGCCGGCGCCCGGCGGCGGCGCGCAGGCCATGCCCCGCGCGCGGGACTATTACCGTGTCGAGGATGAGCACGGCCACCGCTACTGGATCTTCCGCGAGGGGCTGTATGACGATGGCCGTGGCAGCCATCCCGACTGGTTCCTGCAGGGGTTGCTGGCATGA
- a CDS encoding error-prone DNA polymerase codes for MSGFAELAVTTNFSFLRGASHGAELVQRTAELGLSAIGVADRNTLAGVVRAHTAAKEAGLKLLVGARLVPLEGPEVLAYPMDRAAYGRLSRLLSDGKMKPDVPKGECYLTLADILAASEGQMLIVMPPAVPPAGFADTLRGIAAAAPGRTWLAARYTYSGRNRERIARLEEIAASAGIPLVATNDVLYHTPERRPLQDVLTCIREHCTLETAGYRLEANAERHLKSPAEMARLFQGFEEAVAQTEAIAARCQFSLDELAYEYPDEPVPSGATPQSHLTKLTWKGAENRYPDGIPEQVSRQLEDELALIEELSYAPYFLTVHDIVAWARSKGILCQGRGSAANSAVCYCLGITSVDPTLTKLLFARFLSRERREPPDIDVDFEHERREEVIQYVYGRYGRHRAALTATVISYRSRSAVREVCKALGLSEDISSALANGVWGSWNDAMPDKRIVEAGLDPRSPLIRRAILLTRQLIGFPRHLSQHVGGFVLTQGPLTETVPIGNAAMDKRTFIEWDKDDINALGIMKVDVLALGMLTCIRKAFDMLESHKGIHHTLASIPPDDQPTYDMLCRADSVGVFQVESRAQMAMLPRLRPRVFYDLVIEVAIVRPGPIQGNMVHPYLRRRNGTEPVRFPSPAPEHGPPDELEQILARTKGVPLFQEQAMQIAIDAAKFTPDEANGLRRAMATFRHLGTIHNYEEMLVSRLIERGYDPVFARSCYEQIKGFGEYGFPESHAASFALLVYVSSWLKCHHPDIFCAAILNSQPMGFYAPAQLSRDAQEHGVEIRPVDVNHSDWDNTLEPVEGDAGLFAVRLGFRQVDGLKQADMEQLMMHRAGGYDSPDALTRRARLTRAVLERLAAADAFRSMGLSRRDALWKIRGEAPGHALPLFAAADLAEQGTEADVELPQVPPSEHVLQDYQTHRMSLKGHPMHFLRNAHTRRGIVSTAEATGRRSGQRVETSGLVLVRQRPGSASGVVFVTLEDETGIANLVVWPRVLERFRPVVMRARILHVIGRVQSAENVTHIVAEQLIDCTDDLSLLSEDVLRDPLNGVLARPDEVRRPVAPRKGPAGRLSGGRHPRNVRVIPPSRDFH; via the coding sequence ATGAGCGGTTTCGCCGAACTCGCCGTGACGACGAACTTCTCCTTCCTGCGGGGCGCGAGCCACGGGGCCGAACTGGTGCAGCGGACGGCCGAGCTCGGCCTGTCGGCGATTGGCGTCGCGGACCGTAACACGCTGGCCGGGGTCGTCCGGGCACACACCGCCGCGAAGGAGGCCGGGCTGAAGCTTCTGGTCGGGGCGCGGCTGGTGCCGCTGGAGGGGCCGGAGGTCCTCGCCTACCCGATGGACCGCGCCGCCTATGGCCGGCTGTCCCGCCTTCTGTCGGACGGCAAGATGAAGCCGGACGTGCCGAAAGGCGAATGCTACCTGACGCTGGCGGACATCCTCGCCGCCAGCGAGGGCCAGATGCTGATCGTCATGCCGCCAGCCGTTCCGCCCGCCGGGTTCGCGGACACGCTGCGCGGGATCGCGGCCGCCGCGCCGGGCCGCACCTGGCTCGCGGCGCGCTACACCTATTCCGGCCGCAACCGGGAGCGCATTGCCCGGCTGGAGGAAATCGCCGCCAGCGCGGGCATCCCGCTGGTGGCGACCAATGACGTGCTCTACCACACGCCGGAGCGCCGCCCCCTGCAGGATGTGCTGACCTGCATCCGCGAGCACTGCACCCTTGAGACGGCGGGCTACCGGCTGGAAGCCAATGCCGAACGCCACCTGAAAAGCCCGGCTGAAATGGCGCGCCTGTTCCAGGGCTTCGAAGAAGCGGTGGCGCAGACAGAGGCCATCGCCGCGCGCTGCCAGTTCAGCCTGGATGAACTGGCCTATGAATATCCGGACGAGCCCGTCCCCTCTGGCGCGACACCGCAGAGCCACCTGACGAAGCTGACATGGAAAGGCGCGGAAAACCGCTATCCGGACGGTATTCCGGAACAGGTCTCCCGGCAGCTGGAAGACGAGCTCGCCCTGATCGAGGAGCTGTCCTACGCGCCCTACTTCCTGACCGTGCACGACATTGTCGCCTGGGCACGCAGCAAGGGCATCCTCTGCCAGGGACGCGGCTCCGCGGCGAACTCCGCCGTCTGTTACTGCCTCGGCATTACCAGCGTTGACCCGACCCTGACCAAGCTGTTGTTCGCCCGCTTCCTGTCACGTGAGCGGCGGGAACCGCCGGACATCGATGTCGATTTTGAACACGAACGCCGCGAGGAAGTCATCCAGTATGTCTACGGACGGTATGGCCGGCACCGCGCCGCCCTAACGGCGACGGTGATCTCCTACCGTTCCCGCTCCGCCGTGCGGGAAGTCTGCAAGGCGCTTGGCCTCAGCGAGGACATTTCCAGCGCACTGGCCAATGGCGTATGGGGCAGCTGGAACGATGCCATGCCGGACAAGCGTATCGTCGAGGCAGGGCTGGACCCGCGCAGCCCGCTGATCCGCCGCGCCATCCTGCTGACCCGGCAGCTGATCGGGTTCCCGCGCCACCTGTCCCAGCATGTCGGCGGCTTCGTGCTGACACAGGGACCCCTTACCGAAACCGTGCCCATCGGCAATGCGGCGATGGACAAGCGTACCTTCATCGAATGGGACAAGGATGACATCAACGCGCTCGGCATCATGAAAGTGGATGTGCTGGCGCTGGGCATGCTGACCTGTATCCGCAAGGCGTTCGACATGCTGGAGAGCCACAAGGGCATCCACCACACGCTGGCCAGCATCCCGCCGGACGACCAGCCGACCTATGACATGCTGTGCCGGGCCGACAGTGTCGGCGTGTTCCAGGTGGAGAGCCGGGCACAGATGGCCATGCTGCCGCGCCTGCGCCCGCGCGTGTTCTATGATCTCGTGATCGAGGTCGCCATCGTCCGTCCCGGCCCGATCCAGGGCAACATGGTGCACCCGTACCTGCGCCGCCGGAACGGCACGGAACCCGTGCGTTTTCCCAGCCCCGCCCCGGAGCATGGCCCGCCGGACGAACTGGAACAGATCCTGGCGCGCACCAAGGGCGTGCCGCTGTTCCAGGAGCAGGCGATGCAGATCGCCATCGATGCGGCGAAGTTCACACCGGACGAAGCCAACGGCCTGCGCCGCGCCATGGCGACGTTCCGCCATCTCGGCACGATCCATAATTATGAGGAGATGCTGGTCTCCCGCCTGATCGAACGGGGCTATGACCCGGTCTTTGCGCGGTCCTGCTATGAGCAGATCAAGGGCTTTGGCGAATACGGTTTCCCGGAAAGCCATGCGGCCTCCTTCGCCCTGCTCGTTTACGTGTCCTCCTGGTTGAAATGTCACCATCCGGACATTTTCTGCGCCGCCATCCTGAACAGCCAGCCCATGGGGTTCTACGCCCCGGCCCAGCTGTCGCGGGACGCACAGGAGCATGGCGTCGAGATCCGCCCGGTGGATGTGAACCATTCCGACTGGGACAATACGCTGGAGCCGGTCGAGGGGGACGCCGGCCTGTTCGCGGTACGCCTCGGCTTCCGGCAGGTCGACGGGCTGAAGCAGGCCGACATGGAGCAGCTGATGATGCATCGGGCGGGCGGCTATGACAGCCCGGACGCGCTGACCCGCCGGGCGCGGCTGACCCGCGCCGTGCTGGAGCGGCTGGCGGCGGCGGATGCGTTCCGCTCCATGGGTCTGTCACGGCGCGATGCCCTGTGGAAGATCCGCGGCGAGGCGCCGGGACACGCCCTGCCGCTGTTCGCGGCCGCCGACCTTGCCGAACAGGGCACGGAGGCAGATGTGGAACTCCCTCAAGTTCCGCCTTCGGAACATGTGCTGCAGGACTACCAGACGCATCGCATGTCGCTGAAAGGCCACCCGATGCACTTCCTGCGAAACGCCCACACGCGGCGGGGCATCGTCTCCACCGCCGAGGCCACCGGGCGGCGCAGCGGCCAGCGGGTGGAAACGTCCGGCCTGGTCCTGGTGCGCCAGCGGCCGGGCTCCGCCAGCGGCGTCGTCTTCGTTACGCTGGAGGATGAGACCGGGATCGCGAACCTGGTCGTCTGGCCGCGCGTGCTGGAACGGTTCCGCCCGGTCGTGATGCGGGCACGGATCCTTCATGTGATCGGCCGGGTCCAGTCAGCCGAGAACGTCACGCACATTGTGGCGGAGCAGCTGATCGACTGCACGGACGACCTGTCCCTGTTGTCGGAAGATGTGCTGCGCGATCCGCTGAACGGTGTACTGGCCCGGCCGGACGAGGTTCGCCGGCCTGTTGCACCGCGCAAGGGCCCCGCCGGACGCCTTTCCGGGGGACGTCATCCGCGCAATGTCCGGGTCATTCCGCCAAGCCGCGACTTTCACTGA
- a CDS encoding DUF1330 domain-containing protein → MEVRNEVFPSDPARMQQMLEKGPDGPIFMVNLLKFKDKAEYDDGRKTDLSGRDAYMIYGRAVADILLKFGGRAVFAADVTFLALGDVEELWDEVAIAMYPSRADMVRMSLSEEWREAAVHRSAGLKGQLNIETVLPAAQQDSPWVKSLLGD, encoded by the coding sequence ATGGAAGTCCGGAATGAAGTATTCCCATCTGACCCGGCCCGCATGCAACAGATGCTCGAGAAAGGCCCTGACGGCCCGATCTTCATGGTCAACCTTCTGAAATTCAAGGATAAAGCGGAATATGACGATGGCCGTAAGACAGATCTCTCCGGACGCGACGCCTACATGATCTACGGCCGGGCGGTGGCGGACATCCTGCTGAAGTTCGGCGGCCGGGCTGTGTTTGCCGCGGACGTAACCTTCCTCGCCCTGGGAGACGTCGAGGAGTTGTGGGACGAGGTCGCCATCGCCATGTATCCAAGCCGGGCCGACATGGTGCGCATGTCCCTGTCGGAAGAATGGCGCGAAGCGGCTGTCCACCGCTCAGCCGGCCTCAAGGGACAACTCAACATCGAGACCGTCCTGCCCGCCGCGCAACAGGACTCTCCATGGGTGAAAAGCCTGCTGGGGGATTAG
- a CDS encoding TetR/AcrR family transcriptional regulator gives MATDQATQDQTHVSDGRRLRSERNKQKIVSAMMELVREGDYDPSVANIAERAGVGLRTVFRHFDDVDTLYREMSGQIEARILPEIAKPLTAKDWQGRVKEMMERRIRVFEDVMPVRICALARRYRSELLMANHKRFVAHETAALALALPPEVLENEPLKLAFDVALSFDTWRRMRQDQGFSRAKATSVLDTMLDALIAAAE, from the coding sequence ATGGCAACGGATCAGGCCACGCAGGACCAGACACACGTTTCAGACGGCCGCCGGCTGAGATCTGAGCGCAACAAGCAGAAGATCGTGAGCGCGATGATGGAGCTTGTACGCGAGGGCGACTACGACCCGAGCGTGGCCAACATTGCCGAACGCGCCGGCGTGGGGCTGCGGACAGTCTTCCGCCATTTCGACGATGTCGATACGCTGTACCGGGAAATGTCCGGCCAGATTGAGGCTCGCATTCTTCCGGAAATCGCCAAGCCGCTGACGGCCAAAGACTGGCAAGGCCGCGTGAAAGAGATGATGGAGCGCCGCATCCGCGTCTTCGAAGACGTTATGCCTGTTCGTATCTGTGCGCTTGCCAGACGGTACCGCTCAGAACTCCTGATGGCGAACCACAAACGGTTCGTCGCGCATGAGACCGCAGCCCTTGCCCTGGCGCTGCCTCCTGAAGTGCTGGAAAACGAGCCCCTGAAACTGGCGTTCGACGTCGCGCTGAGTTTCGACACATGGCGGCGCATGCGGCAGGATCAGGGTTTTTCCAGAGCCAAAGCCACATCCGTTCTGGATACCATGCTGGACGCCCTGATCGCCGCTGCGGAATGA
- a CDS encoding SUMF1/EgtB/PvdO family nonheme iron enzyme: MAILLMAACGAPSDPGAKSTSCGLPIDQLDEFITVQTGSFLKGRDPIYREEVPTEKLHVDGFDILSHEVTNAEFARFVQETGYVTDAERSAAAGGEAAGSAVFLNAEGSMSQAPWQLVSGATWKSPEGPGTNIDGRALHPVVHISLADARAYADWAGGRLPTEVEWEYAASLGLPDLGRSNSGAYNSDGTPIANTWQGIFPFSNTAGDGFTGTSPVGCFGKDRIGAYDMIGNVWEWTDTPYGPGTHTIKGGSYLCADNFCRRFRPAARQPEEIDFSSNHIGFRIARNTSAAE, encoded by the coding sequence TTGGCCATACTTCTCATGGCGGCCTGTGGCGCGCCTTCGGACCCGGGCGCCAAATCGACCTCCTGCGGCCTGCCGATCGATCAACTGGATGAATTCATCACGGTTCAGACCGGATCTTTTCTGAAAGGCCGGGACCCGATTTACCGCGAAGAAGTTCCGACAGAAAAACTGCACGTCGACGGCTTCGATATTCTGTCACATGAGGTCACAAACGCCGAGTTCGCGCGATTTGTCCAAGAAACAGGCTATGTGACAGATGCTGAACGCAGCGCAGCAGCGGGCGGGGAAGCCGCCGGTTCGGCCGTCTTCCTGAACGCGGAAGGCTCAATGTCTCAGGCGCCCTGGCAACTTGTGTCCGGCGCCACATGGAAATCTCCCGAAGGTCCGGGCACAAATATTGACGGACGTGCCCTGCATCCGGTCGTGCATATTTCCCTCGCCGATGCCCGCGCCTATGCCGACTGGGCAGGTGGACGGCTGCCGACTGAGGTCGAGTGGGAATATGCCGCATCTCTGGGATTGCCTGACCTCGGCCGCTCAAATTCCGGTGCCTACAACAGTGACGGCACGCCCATCGCAAATACCTGGCAGGGCATTTTCCCGTTTTCCAATACCGCAGGTGACGGCTTCACGGGTACCTCGCCGGTCGGCTGCTTCGGCAAGGACAGGATAGGTGCCTATGACATGATCGGGAATGTCTGGGAATGGACAGACACCCCTTATGGCCCGGGCACCCACACCATCAAAGGCGGATCCTATCTTTGTGCTGACAATTTCTGCCGGCGCTTCCGTCCGGCGGCCCGGCAGCCCGAAGAAATAGATTTCTCATCGAACCATATCGGCTTCCGGATCGCACGTAATACCTCAGCCGCTGAATGA
- a CDS encoding sulfatase has protein sequence MLKRILIGGASLLIVFGALAWFNKTAIILFIASHSGQRDVAPYQAVVWQQGPASPQSADAERPPNIIFIVADDLGINDISTFGGGVAGGRVPTPNIDRLAARGAIFRQAYSGTGTCAPSRAMLMTGRYPTRTGFEFTPTPDGMGRVISMVGNDMDTGLPPIEWNRQADEGGVPFEAQGLPGEEVTVAELLKEAGYHTVHIGKWHLGRGEDSRPTAQGFDESLLMASGLYLPEDDPDVVNAKLDFDPIDKFLWARMQYAASYNNGEWFEPGGYLTDYWTDEAGKVIEANRDRPFFLYLAHWGVHTPLQATREDYEAVGDIQPERLRVYAAMVRALDRSVGRIMDKLEEEGLSDNTVIVFTSDNGGAGYIGLPEVNAPYRGWKITLFEGGIRVPMFVSWPGTIPAGTQIDTPVAHVDLMPTLASIAGEALPEGVVIDGETLLPAAMGQGEVSRQDNAVFWSSGYYRVVRAGNWKLQVNGRQEKVWLFNLEDDPTEQTNLAETQPDKVAELQALIDAHWANSRPPLYPYTVESPIMIDKTAADRFEAGDEYVYWPN, from the coding sequence ATGTTGAAAAGAATCCTGATCGGCGGCGCCAGCCTGCTGATAGTCTTCGGCGCGCTGGCATGGTTCAACAAGACAGCGATCATTCTGTTCATCGCGTCGCATTCCGGCCAGAGGGATGTTGCGCCGTACCAGGCGGTGGTCTGGCAACAAGGGCCTGCATCACCGCAGTCGGCGGATGCCGAAAGGCCGCCTAATATCATTTTCATTGTCGCGGATGATCTTGGCATCAATGACATTTCGACTTTCGGCGGCGGTGTGGCCGGTGGACGCGTGCCAACGCCGAACATAGACAGGCTGGCAGCAAGAGGCGCCATCTTCCGGCAGGCTTACTCCGGAACAGGTACCTGCGCACCATCTCGCGCCATGCTGATGACCGGCCGCTATCCGACCCGGACGGGATTTGAATTCACGCCAACCCCAGACGGCATGGGCCGTGTCATATCAATGGTGGGAAATGACATGGATACCGGCCTGCCACCCATCGAATGGAACCGGCAAGCGGATGAAGGCGGTGTTCCCTTTGAGGCGCAGGGACTGCCGGGCGAGGAAGTCACGGTCGCCGAACTCCTGAAAGAAGCAGGCTACCACACGGTCCACATCGGCAAATGGCATCTGGGGCGCGGCGAAGACTCCCGGCCAACCGCTCAGGGGTTTGATGAAAGCCTGCTCATGGCGAGTGGTCTGTACCTGCCGGAGGACGATCCGGATGTCGTCAACGCCAAGCTGGATTTCGACCCGATCGACAAATTCCTGTGGGCGCGGATGCAGTATGCCGCTTCCTACAACAATGGCGAATGGTTCGAGCCGGGCGGATACCTGACGGACTATTGGACCGATGAAGCGGGCAAGGTGATCGAAGCAAACCGGGATCGGCCATTCTTTCTCTATCTGGCGCATTGGGGCGTGCACACTCCGCTTCAGGCGACGCGGGAAGACTATGAAGCCGTCGGTGATATTCAGCCCGAACGCCTGCGGGTCTACGCGGCCATGGTGCGTGCGCTGGACCGCAGCGTCGGCCGGATCATGGACAAACTGGAAGAAGAGGGGCTTTCCGACAATACGGTTATTGTGTTCACGTCGGACAATGGCGGCGCTGGCTATATCGGACTGCCGGAAGTCAACGCGCCGTATCGAGGGTGGAAGATCACCCTGTTCGAAGGCGGGATCCGTGTACCGATGTTTGTGTCATGGCCCGGCACGATCCCAGCCGGCACGCAAATCGACACGCCGGTCGCGCATGTCGACCTGATGCCAACGCTCGCATCGATTGCGGGAGAGGCATTGCCTGAAGGCGTGGTGATCGATGGTGAAACCCTGTTGCCAGCAGCCATGGGGCAGGGGGAGGTTTCCCGTCAGGACAATGCGGTTTTCTGGTCCAGTGGATACTACCGGGTCGTAAGGGCGGGTAATTGGAAACTGCAGGTGAATGGACGTCAGGAAAAGGTCTGGTTGTTCAACCTGGAGGACGACCCGACGGAGCAAACCAATCTTGCTGAAACTCAGCCTGATAAGGTCGCGGAGCTCCAGGCATTGATCGATGCACACTGGGCAAACTCCAGGCCGCCTCTATACCCATACACGGTTGAGAGTCCGATCATGATCGACAAGACTGCTGCTGATAGGTTCGAGGCCGGCGATGAATATGTCTACTGGCCGAACTGA
- a CDS encoding glutathione S-transferase has translation MVTAGNDRLVLMGAPGSPYTRKMVALLRYRHIPYAVIWGGHQNPPPGLPQPKVKLLPTFYFPKSDGGVEAVVDSTPITRRLEQDYSGRGVIPENPVLAFLNELIEDYADEWLTKAMFHYRWYFEADRDNAGPLLVYWSVPTLEAADAQKMADMFSKRQTERLYVVGSNDVTASTIEASYLRFIDLLDALIQHAGYVLGARPSSADFAIYGQLTQLAIIEPTSATLTRARSARVRAWLDRMEDLSGVEPAEGDWFTPEQAAERLKPLLSEIGRVYLPFLKANAAAVAAGESDFRTNIDGQIWQQPTFPYQAKCLQHLLQTAEAVPDSAKNDLKEIFSGTGCEELVT, from the coding sequence ATGGTAACCGCAGGCAATGACCGTCTGGTGCTGATGGGAGCGCCCGGCTCACCCTATACCCGCAAGATGGTGGCTTTACTGCGCTACCGTCATATTCCTTACGCTGTGATTTGGGGTGGGCATCAAAATCCGCCGCCAGGTCTGCCGCAGCCCAAGGTGAAGCTGCTGCCAACATTCTACTTCCCAAAATCCGATGGCGGGGTAGAGGCCGTTGTCGACTCTACGCCGATTACGCGCAGGCTGGAGCAGGATTATTCGGGACGTGGCGTCATCCCGGAAAATCCTGTCCTGGCCTTCCTGAATGAGCTGATCGAAGACTATGCCGATGAGTGGCTGACCAAGGCGATGTTTCATTACCGCTGGTATTTTGAAGCCGATCGCGACAATGCCGGGCCGCTTCTTGTTTACTGGTCTGTGCCAACGCTTGAGGCAGCGGATGCCCAGAAGATGGCGGACATGTTCAGTAAACGGCAAACAGAACGGCTGTATGTCGTCGGGTCGAACGATGTCACAGCCTCCACGATTGAGGCGAGTTATCTCCGCTTCATCGATCTTCTGGACGCATTAATCCAGCATGCCGGTTATGTGCTGGGAGCTCGTCCATCGTCCGCCGATTTCGCAATTTACGGGCAGCTGACCCAGCTGGCGATCATTGAGCCGACATCGGCGACACTGACCCGTGCCCGGTCTGCCAGAGTACGCGCCTGGCTGGACCGTATGGAAGACCTGTCAGGTGTTGAGCCGGCTGAGGGTGACTGGTTCACACCGGAACAGGCCGCAGAGCGCCTGAAGCCCCTCCTGTCGGAAATTGGACGGGTGTACCTGCCGTTTCTCAAGGCGAATGCCGCAGCGGTCGCTGCAGGTGAGTCGGATTTCCGCACAAATATAGATGGCCAGATCTGGCAGCAGCCAACATTTCCCTACCAGGCCAAATGCCTGCAGCATTTGTTGCAAACGGCCGAGGCTGTCCCGGACAGCGCGAAAAATGATCTCAAGGAAATCTTCTCCGGCACAGGCTGTGAAGAGCTTGTTACGTAG